The DNA window TATCCGCTGCCTGTCACACGGCCACGCGGGAGAAGGCTTGTTCCTGGCCTATCACCAAACCCTGATGCGGCTGGCGCTCGGTATGGACCAGGCCTGTCTGCGTTATTTTGAGCTGGCGCTGCTCTCAGAACTCGGCACCTGTCCTCCACTGGCGGAAGATGCCCTGGGGAATGTGGTACAGGCCGACAGCCACTACAGCTGGCGACCTCAGCTCGGCCTTGCCCCCGACAGCCGTGGCGACATAGCCGGTCATACCCTGTTGGCCCTCAGTAACAAGGAGCTGCAATCTGAGCAGCTGCGTCAGGCAAAACTTTTGCTGCGGCAATTACTGGCCCCCTTTGTCGGCGATAAGCCCTTGGCCAGCCGTGAATTGTTCCGCCGCCGTCACGGTGGCAATCAACCAGCCTGAGTCGCGACGATAGGACTGCACTTTGTGGCGCGGCTCAAGTACAATGGCGCCTCACCAAAAAGCCAAGGAGTTGTCGATGAGCCGCATTTTACTGGGCGTGAACATAGATCATATTGCCACCCTGCGTCAGGTCCGTGGCACCCATTACCCCGATCCTGTCCATGCCGCCGCCGTGGCCGAGCACGCGGGTGCCGATGGCATCACAATTCACCTGCGGGAAGACAGGCGCCACATCATTGATCGCGACGTGTATCTGCTGGCCAAGACCCTCAAGACCCGAATGAACTTCGAGTGTGCCGTTACCGAGGAAATGTTGAATATCGCCTGTGACATCAAGCCCACCTATGTGTGCCTGGTGCCGGAGAAGCGTGAAGAGCTGACCACTGAGGGCGGCCTGGATGTGGCCGGGCAAATGGACAAGATCCGCGCTGCGGTAACCCGCCTTGCTGCTGCCGGCATCAAGGTATCCCTGTTTATCGATGCCGATAAAACCCAGATTGACGCCGCCGTTGCCGTGGGGGCTCCGTATATCGAGATCCACACCGGCTGTTATGCCGATGCCGAAACCGAAGCCGAAGAGGCCGCCGAGCTCGACAGGATCGCCCGCATGGCCAAGTACGCCCATGAGCAGGGGCTGACGGTCAATGCCGGTCACGGTTTGCACTACCACAACGTTAAACCCATTGCCGCCATTCCCGAGTTATATGAACTCAACATAGGCCATGCGATTGTTGCCCGCGCGGCCATTGATGGTCTGGATAAGGCCGTGCGCGACATGAAGCAGCTGATGCTGGAAGGTCGTCGGGGCGAGTAATGGCAATCCTGGGGCTGGGCACTGACATAGTTGAAATTGAGCGGATCCGCGCCCAGCTGGAGCGTGGCGGTGAGCGCCTGGCCCGGCGGGTATTGACCGAGGCGGAGCTGGCCCGTTTTGCCGCCAGTGCCCAACCCGAGCGTTATCTGGCCAAACGCTTTGCCGCCAAGGAAGCGGCTGCCAAGGCACTTGGCACCGGTATAGGTCGGGGCGTGTCGTTCCAGCACATTGAGACGGACAACAATGCCGATGGGGCGCCGGTGCTGAGTTTCAGTGGCGGTGCCGCCGAACGCTTGGCCGCCATGGGTGGCAACCGGATACACCTCTCCATCGCCGACGAACGCCATTATGCGGTGGCAACCGTGATACTCTCGCGTGACTGACAGATCTGCCCGACTTTGAAGAGACGCCCAGGTGGCGTCTTTTTTATTGGCTTGAGTTGCCCCCGCGGCTCTGGTTTACTGGAAAAACCTGGCCCGCGGTAACGGCCGTGAACTTCGACCTTGGAGATAAGGATGAAATCCGCCGTTGAACAGCTCGCCAGCTATAAAAGCGTGCACCTGAATCCCACCAACCTCAAAACCCATTGTGTGGGCATTCCCCTCATTATCTGGGCCGCCGCTGTCTGGATGAGTTTGCCCAGGCTGTCCCTGCCACTTGCGGGGGAGGCGCCCCTGTCCACTCTGGCCGCGCTGTTGATACTCGGCTATTACTTGCTGCTCCATTGGCGCCTGGCATTGGGCATGGTGCTTTTTGGCACGCCCTTGGTGCTCAGTGCCCAATGGATGGCGGCGCAGCCCCATGCGCCCTGGATAGCGGCGGCGGCCTTTGGCATTGGCTGGGTGTTTCAATTGATAGGGCACAGGTTTGAGAAGGCCAAGCCAGCCTTCCTTGAAGATCTCAATCAGTTATTAATAGGACCGCTGTTCCTGATGGCGGAGCTGTATTTTGCCTTGGGGCTCGAGGCGCGGCTGAACCAGGATATTACGCCATTGGCGGTGGCCAGGCGCAGGGCCTTACAGCAGAAGAACAAGCAGCAGGCAAACAAGCCTTGATATGAAAAAGGCGCCCAGGGGCGCCTTATTACTTTATCAGGGGGCGCGGTAATGCCCCGGAATGACCCTGACGCTTTTAATCATGTTGTCCGCCACTTCCACTATTTCTATCGGATAGCCCGCCAGTCGCAGACTGGTATTGGCGGCGGGAATTTCTTCCAGGTATTCCAGGATCAGGCCGTTAAGCGTCTTGGGACCGTCGGTGGGGAAGTCCCACTTCATTTCCTTGTTGAGATCGCGAATGTTGATGCTGGCATCAATCAGATAACTGCCGTCCTGCTGGACGCTGATATCCTCACTCGGTGTCGGGATCATCGAGGTGGTAAAGTCACCGACTATTTCTTCAAGGATATCTTCCAGGGTCACCAGACCCTGAATATCGCCGTACTCATCCACCACCAGGCCGATACGTTCTTTGTTGTGCTGGAAGTTGGCCAGCTGCACATTGAGCGGCGTACCTTCGGGCACAAAATACAACTCCTTCACCGCCCGCAGCAGTGAAGACTTGCTGAACTGCTCCTTGGACTGCAGTCTCAGGGCATCGCGCAGGTGGATAAAGCCGACCGCATCATCGATATTGTCGCGGTAAACCAACACCCGGGTATGGGGACTGGTGACCACCTGGCGATTGATCACCTTGAAATCGTCGTTGACGTTAATGGCGTAGATATCCGACCGCGGCACCATGATGTCTTCCACTGTGACCTTTTCCAGATCGAGGATAGACAGCAGCATGTCCTGGTGACGTTGTGGGATGAGGGCGCCGGCTTCGTGTACCACGGTGCGGAGCTCTTCCTGGCTGAGGGCGTCGTTGGTGGCCACCGAATGTATACCCATCAGTCGCAGCATGCCCGAGGTGATGAGGTTCATCAGCTTTACAAAGGGCCAGAGGCATACCAATAGCCAGCGCAGCAACAGGCTGGAAGGATAGGCGATACGCTCAGGGTGCAAGGCAGCCAGGGTCTTGGGGGTCACTTCGGCGAAAATGAGTACCAACAGGGTCAGGATCCCAGTGGCTATGGCCACCCCGAGATCGCCCCAAAGGCGCAAGCCTATGATGGTCGCAATGGCCGAGGCCAGAATATTGACCAGGTTATTGCCGATAAGAATAAGGCCAATCAGGCGATCTGGCCGTTCCAGCAGTTTCAATGCCCTTTCCGCTCCCTTGTGGCCACTGTTGGCCAGATGACGCAGGCGGTAGCGGTTCAGGGTCATCATCGCCGTTTCCGAACCGGAAAAATAAGCGGATATGAGAATAAGGACAAACAGGAACAGCAACAGGGTGCCGGTCGATATAGATTCCAAGCAAGGGCTCCGTTATGGCCGGGAGAAGTAAGTAAATACTGGCATTTTACAGGGGTGTCAAGTCAACGTCAGTTTAGGATCAGTTCCTTGACGATGCGGGCACCAAAATAGGCCAGGGATAACAGGCCTGCACCGGTCAGGCTATATATCACCGCTGTGCGTATCTTACAGCCAACAGTGTATTGCTGCCACAACATGGCGATATAAACACACCAGGCCAGGATTGACAGTATGGCCTTGTGGCCCTTGCCATCACCAAACATGTCGTCAAGGAATACAAAGCCTGTGGCCAGGGACAGACTGAGCAGTATCACCCCTATGATGATCAGGTGGTACAGCTGCTTTTCCACCGTCATCAGCGGCGGCATGGCAGGGCTGAGCAGCAATTGCTTCTTCTTCAGCTTGTTCTGGATCATCTGCAACTGGATGGCATAGAGAGCGGCAATCATCAGTGCACTGTAGGCCATCAGCGACAGCACCACGTGGGCCAGCACCTCGGGGTGCAGCTCAAAATGGGTGATGTATTGCGGTGGTACCAACCATAACAGGGCCACACTGAGCACGGAGCAGGCGTAGATCACCGGCACCACCACTATGACCTTGAGCCTGAAGATCAGCAGGGTAAAGCTGAAGGCTATGATCCAGTTCACCAGGGAAATCACATTGGTCAGGCTGAAGTTTTGACCATCACCGGTAAACATGGCCTGGGACAGGGCAGCTGCATGCAACACCACGGCAATGGCGGCCACGGCGGCCACGGCACGGCGGTTGGGGCCATCGGCATGGAACAGTCTGCTGGTAACCAGCACCAGCGCTATGCTGTAGAAGAACATGGCAGAAGCGGAAAAAAGAACCATGGATCCGTACCCTAATCAAAGGAGTGTGGGGCCCGCTGCTGGCGGGTGTCCGAATAAATTGTCGCTAGAATAACACGAGCTTGCCGCGATTGGGCAGTGATGTAAGTTGCAAATTTCAGTCAAATCCTGTCGTTAGTCGCAGAAATTGCATTCAAGGTCGCCAAGGCGCAGGCCGGCGTTGCAGTAGCATAAACTGAGCGCATCGTTATAATACAGCCCACATTGGTCAATTCTATAGGGTTAGCACAGGACGATGTTTGAGAACCTCACCGACAGATTGTCACGCACGCTGAAAAATATCAGTGGCCGTGGTCGCTTAACGGAAGACAACATTAAAGACACCCTGCGGGAAGTGCGCATGGCACTGCTGGAGGCGGATGTTGCCTTGCCCGTGGTGCGTGAATTCGTCAATGCGGTCAAGGAACGCGCCGTAGGTCAGGAGGTGACCAAGAGCCTGACGCCGGGCCAGGTGTTCGTCAAGATAGTCCAAAGCGAGCTGGAAAAAGCCATGGGCGAGGCCAACGAGGCCCTGAACCTGGCCGCCCAGCCGCCGGCGGTGCTGATGATGGCCGGTTTGCAGGGCGCGGGTAAAACCACCAGCGTCGCCAAGCTGGCGAAATTCCTGCGCACCCGCCAGAAGAAATCCGTGCTGGTGGTCAGCGCCGACGTTTACCGTCCGGCGGCGATCAAGCAGCTGGAAACCCTGGCCAAGGAAGTGGAAGTGGAATTCTTCCCCTCCGATGTGAGCCAAAAGCCCATAGACATTGCCAGCGCGGCCATAGCCCACGCCAAGCTCAAGTTTATCGATGTGGTGATCCTCGATACCGCAGGTCGCCTGCACGTCGATGATGCCATGATGGACGAGATCAAGGCCCTGCACGCCGCGGTCAAGCCCATAGAAACCCTGTTCGTGGTCGATGCCATGACGGGTCAGGACGCCGCCAATACCGCCAAGGCCTTCAACGAAGCCCTGCCGCTGACCGGTGTGGTACTGACCAAGGTCGACGGTGACGCCCGTGGCGGTGCGGCCCTGTCCATCCGCCATATCACAGGCAAGCCCATCAAGTTCCTCGGTGTCGGTGAGAAAACCGATGCCCTTGAGCCTTTCCATCCGGACCGGGTGGCATCACGCATCCTCGGCATGGGCGACGTGCTCTCCTTGATTGAACAGGTTGAGCGCGGCGTCGATAAAGAAAAGGCCATGAAGCTGGCGTCCAAGGTGAAGTCCGGCGGCAATTTCGACCTGGAAGATTTCCGCGAGCAGTTGCAGCAGATGAAGAACATGGGCGGCATGATGGGCATGCTGGAAAAGCTGCCCGGCGTTGGCCAGTTGCCACCCGAGGCCCTGGCCCAGGTGCAGGATGGCAAGATGACCCGCCAAATGGAGGCTATCATAAACTCCATGACCCCGGGGGAACGCAAGAACCCAGACATCATCAAGGGTTCGCGCAAGCGTCGTATTGCCGCCGGTTCAGGCACCCAAATTCAGGATGTGAACCGCCTGCTGAAGCAGTTCACCCAGATGCAGAAAATGATGAAGAAAATGTCGGCCAAGGGCGGTATGCAAAAGATGATGCGCGCCATGGGTGGCATGATGCCGGGAGGCATGAAATTCCCGGGGCGTTAAGCCCCGAAATACAGCGCGAATGCCGCCGTAAAAATCGCCAGTAGCGGTTGCATTCGCCCGAAAGTCAGGTAAAATCGTCCGGCTTTCTTTCTGGGACTCTCTTGCGAACACGGGGTTCCAGTTTTTATTTTTGCTTCTGGCAAATCATTAGAGGATAAAAAACGCATGGTTACCATTCGTTTAGCTCGTGGTGGCGCGAAAAAGCGTCCATTCTACAACATCGTTGTTGCTGACAGCCGCAACGCCCGCGACGGTCGTTTCATCGAGCGCGTTGGTTTCTTCAACCCACTGGCCAAAGGTCAGGAAGAAACTCTGCGTCTGGACCTGGACCGTGTTGACCACTGGGTGGCCAACGGTGCAGCGACCACTGAGCGTGTTGCTAAGCTGATCAAAGACGCCCGTAAAGCTGCTGCTTAATGGCGTAAAGGTATAGATTGATGAGCAGTAACCAACAGCCGATAGTGGTGGGCAAAATTGGCTCTACCTACGGCATCAAAGGTTGGATGAAGATCACCTCCTATACCAATTCTGTTGAAGATATTTTTGACTACTCGCCCTGGCTTATCCAAGAACAGGGAAAGTGGCGTGAAGTGAAAGTCAGCCAGTGGCGCTTCCACGGCCAGGCGGTGATTGCCGCACTGGAAGGGGTTGAGACACGGGAGCAGGCGCAAATGCTCACTAACTGTGAGATTGCCATCCTGCCTGAGCAGATGCCTGAGTTGCCCGAAGACGAGTTCTATTGGCGCGATCTCATGGACTGCGAGGTGATTAACACCAAGGGTTATCACATGGGCAAGGTTGAACAGATCGTGGAAACAGGATCCAACGACGTACTGCTGGTGAAAGCCAACGCCAAAGATAGCTTCGGCAAAGTGGAACGTATGATCCCCTTTGTCCCCGGCCAATTCATCCTCGAGGTGAATGTGCCGGAAAAACAGATAGTAGTGGATTGGGATCCGGACTTTTAAGTCGAGGTACAACACATGTGGTTAGGGGTAATCACCCTGTTTCCCGAGATGTTCCGTGCCGTCAGTGACTTTGGAGTAACGGGTCGGGCCGTAAAGAACGGCCTGCTGGAGTTGCAAACGTGGAATCCCCGTGATTTCACCCATGACAGACACAATACCGTGGATGACCGACCTTACGGCGGCGGCCCGGGAATGTTGATGATGGTGCAACCACTGAAAGACGCTATCCAGGCAGCCAAAGCGGCGGCCGGTGAGGGCGCTAAAGTGATATATCTGTCGCCTCAGGGGCGCAAGCTGACACAGCAAGGTGCGGCTGAGCTGGCAGAATCGCGGAAGCTGATATTGGTGTGTGGTCGTTACGAAGGTATCGATGAACGCATCATACAGACGGAAGTGGATGAGGAATGGTCGGTGGGCGATTACGTGCTTTCGGGCGGTGAATTGCCGGCGATGACCCTTATCGACGCAGTCTCGAGACTGGTGCCCGGCGTGCTGGGTAAACAAGCCTCGGCGGAGCAGGATTCCTTCTCCGATGGTCTGCTTGATTGTCCCCATTACACCCGGCCCGAACAGTTGGATGGTCTGGATGTACCGGCAGTGCTGCTGAGCGGCAATCACGAAGAAATTAGACGCTGGCGTCTGAAACAAAGTCTCGGAAGAACTTTGTTAAGACGACCGGAATTATTTGAAAATCTAGCTCTGACTGACGAGCAAACCCGCCTCCTGGCGCAGTTTGTTGACGAGATGGAACATCCACAGAAGTCGTAGCTCAGTTAATACTAGTATGGAGTTTATATGAACAACATCATCAAGATGCTCAACGATGAGCAAATGAAAAAAGACGTTCCTGAGTTCGGTGCCGGTGATACCGTAGTCGTTCAGGTACGCGTTAAAGAAGGTGACAAAGAGCGTCTGCAGGCGTTCGAAGGTGTGGTTATTGCTAAGCGTAACCGCGGTCTGCACTCTGCCTTCACCGTACGTAAAATCTCTAATGGCGAAGGCGTTGAGCGTGCGTTCCAAACTCACAGCCCTATGATTGCCAGCATCGAAGTTAAGCGTCGTGGCCGCGTTCGTCGCGCCAAGCTGTACTATCTGCGTGATCGTTCAGGTAAGTCTGCACGTATCCGTGAGAAACTGGCTACCAAGTAATTCGGTACCGGTTAGACAAAGACGCAAGTGTTCGCACATTAACCCGCCTCCCGAGGCGGGTTTTTGTTTTTGGTCATTTTGTTCAAACTGAGAAAATTTCAGCTTTAAGCCTTGCTTACGGCGTAGCAGCAGGGCACACTGTGCATTCGATGTAATGGTGTAGCGTTACAGCATTGCAATTGTGTCATCCAATATGAAATGCCAGATTCAGTATTCAAGGGGAAAGGCCATGCAGCAGGATACGATAAACAACGTGCACATCAGCGCAGAGAAGGTGCTGCTGACGCCCAAAGAACTTAAGGCCGAGCTGCCCCTGTCTGCCCATGCCCAGCAATATATTCTCAGGGCCCGGCGTACGGTGGCCGACATAGTGCACCGCCGCGATAAGCGCACCCTGGTGGTAACCGGTCCCTGCTCCATCCACGATATCGCTGCTGCCAAGGAATACGCGCTGAAACTCAAGCGGCTGCATGATGAGCTCAAAGATGAATTCTTTATCCTGATGCGGGTCTACTTCGAAAAGCCACGCACCACGGTTGGCTGGAAGGGGATGATCAACGATCCCGACATGGACGGCTCCTTTGATGTGGAAAAGGGGCTGCGACTGGCCCGCGAGCTGATGATTTTCCTCGCCGAGCTTGAGCTGCCTGTGGCGACCGAAGCGCTCGACCCCATCAGTCCCCAGTACATTTCCGAGCTGGTCACCTGGTCGGCCATAGGGGCCCGCACCACGGAATCCCAGACCCACAGGGAAATGGCCTCAGGTTTGTCCATGCCGGTGGGGTTCAAGAATGGCACCGACGGCAAGCTCGACGTGGCCATCAATGCCATGAAATCCGCCGCCAGCGGCCACCGTTTTATGGGCATCAACCAGGAAGGGCAGGTGTCGCTGCTGCAGACCAACGGCAACCCCGATGGGCATGTGATCCTGCGTGGTGGCAGCGCCCCCAACTATGATGCGGACAGCGTTGCCGACTGTGAACAGCAAATCCGCCAGGCGGGGCTGACGCCCAGACTGGTGATCGATTGCAGTCACGGCAACTCGTCGAAAAACCATGAGCGCCAGCTGCCTGTGTGCCGTGATGTTTTTGCGCAGATTGCCGAAGGCAGCGACACCATCATAGGCGTAATGCTGGAGAGTCATCTCAATGCCGGTAACCAGGCCAGCGATAAGCCACTGGCACAACTGCAATACGGGGTATCTGTGACCGATGCCTGTATCGATTGGTCCAGTACCGAGGTATTGCTGCGTGAAGGAGCGGCCCAACTGGCCTCGGCGCGTCAAAGCCGTTCTGTTATGCTGAAGGCCGCCAATGGCTGACAGGATATTTGATATGACGGAAAAGACCACGGCCGAGCTGGAAAAACTGCGCGGCCTGATTGATGGCGTTGATAACCAGTTGCTGCATTTGCTGCGCAAGCGCCTGGATTTGGTGGCCCAGGTGGGCGCGGTGAAGCACGCCGCCGGACTGCCCATCTATGCCCCGGCCAGAGAGGCGGCCATGCTTGGCAAACGCCGTGAAGAAGCCCAGGCCATGGGCGTCAATCCACAGCTGATTGAAGATGTGCTCAGGCGCTTGATGCGCGAGTCCTACCTGAGTGAAAAGGATGTGGGTTTTAAGCAGATAAAACCGGATTTGGGCCAGATAGTCATCATAGGCGGCAAGGGGCAATTGGGTCGTCTGTTTGCCCAGATGTTCAGCCTTTCCGGTTATAGGGTGCAAATCCTCGACAAGGATGACTGGCAGGTGGCAGACAGCCTGTTTGCCGGCGCCGGTCTGGTGCTGGTGACAGTGCCCATAGGTAGCACCTGTGAGCTTATCCGCAGCCGCTTGGGAAATCTGCCACAGGATTGCATTCTGGCGGATCTTACCTCCATCAAGGAGGCACCACTGA is part of the Shewanella cyperi genome and encodes:
- the recO gene encoding DNA repair protein RecO; protein product: MERGYLLHLRPYRESSAIVQLLVDGQGRVDAVARLGSGKRTVKALLQPFQPLLFSLAGRGELKNLQQPEAYAPAVPLGGDALYAGMYLNELLIRCLSHGHAGEGLFLAYHQTLMRLALGMDQACLRYFELALLSELGTCPPLAEDALGNVVQADSHYSWRPQLGLAPDSRGDIAGHTLLALSNKELQSEQLRQAKLLLRQLLAPFVGDKPLASRELFRRRHGGNQPA
- the pdxJ gene encoding pyridoxine 5'-phosphate synthase; translated protein: MSRILLGVNIDHIATLRQVRGTHYPDPVHAAAVAEHAGADGITIHLREDRRHIIDRDVYLLAKTLKTRMNFECAVTEEMLNIACDIKPTYVCLVPEKREELTTEGGLDVAGQMDKIRAAVTRLAAAGIKVSLFIDADKTQIDAAVAVGAPYIEIHTGCYADAETEAEEAAELDRIARMAKYAHEQGLTVNAGHGLHYHNVKPIAAIPELYELNIGHAIVARAAIDGLDKAVRDMKQLMLEGRRGE
- the acpS gene encoding holo-ACP synthase, translating into MAILGLGTDIVEIERIRAQLERGGERLARRVLTEAELARFAASAQPERYLAKRFAAKEAAAKALGTGIGRGVSFQHIETDNNADGAPVLSFSGGAAERLAAMGGNRIHLSIADERHYAVATVILSRD
- a CDS encoding Mpo1 family 2-hydroxy fatty acid dioxygenase; its protein translation is MKSAVEQLASYKSVHLNPTNLKTHCVGIPLIIWAAAVWMSLPRLSLPLAGEAPLSTLAALLILGYYLLLHWRLALGMVLFGTPLVLSAQWMAAQPHAPWIAAAAFGIGWVFQLIGHRFEKAKPAFLEDLNQLLIGPLFLMAELYFALGLEARLNQDITPLAVARRRALQQKNKQQANKP
- a CDS encoding HlyC/CorC family transporter, coding for MESISTGTLLLFLFVLILISAYFSGSETAMMTLNRYRLRHLANSGHKGAERALKLLERPDRLIGLILIGNNLVNILASAIATIIGLRLWGDLGVAIATGILTLLVLIFAEVTPKTLAALHPERIAYPSSLLLRWLLVCLWPFVKLMNLITSGMLRLMGIHSVATNDALSQEELRTVVHEAGALIPQRHQDMLLSILDLEKVTVEDIMVPRSDIYAINVNDDFKVINRQVVTSPHTRVLVYRDNIDDAVGFIHLRDALRLQSKEQFSKSSLLRAVKELYFVPEGTPLNVQLANFQHNKERIGLVVDEYGDIQGLVTLEDILEEIVGDFTTSMIPTPSEDISVQQDGSYLIDASINIRDLNKEMKWDFPTDGPKTLNGLILEYLEEIPAANTSLRLAGYPIEIVEVADNMIKSVRVIPGHYRAP
- a CDS encoding cytochrome C assembly family protein; the protein is MVLFSASAMFFYSIALVLVTSRLFHADGPNRRAVAAVAAIAVVLHAAALSQAMFTGDGQNFSLTNVISLVNWIIAFSFTLLIFRLKVIVVVPVIYACSVLSVALLWLVPPQYITHFELHPEVLAHVVLSLMAYSALMIAALYAIQLQMIQNKLKKKQLLLSPAMPPLMTVEKQLYHLIIIGVILLSLSLATGFVFLDDMFGDGKGHKAILSILAWCVYIAMLWQQYTVGCKIRTAVIYSLTGAGLLSLAYFGARIVKELILN
- the ffh gene encoding signal recognition particle protein, producing the protein MFENLTDRLSRTLKNISGRGRLTEDNIKDTLREVRMALLEADVALPVVREFVNAVKERAVGQEVTKSLTPGQVFVKIVQSELEKAMGEANEALNLAAQPPAVLMMAGLQGAGKTTSVAKLAKFLRTRQKKSVLVVSADVYRPAAIKQLETLAKEVEVEFFPSDVSQKPIDIASAAIAHAKLKFIDVVILDTAGRLHVDDAMMDEIKALHAAVKPIETLFVVDAMTGQDAANTAKAFNEALPLTGVVLTKVDGDARGGAALSIRHITGKPIKFLGVGEKTDALEPFHPDRVASRILGMGDVLSLIEQVERGVDKEKAMKLASKVKSGGNFDLEDFREQLQQMKNMGGMMGMLEKLPGVGQLPPEALAQVQDGKMTRQMEAIINSMTPGERKNPDIIKGSRKRRIAAGSGTQIQDVNRLLKQFTQMQKMMKKMSAKGGMQKMMRAMGGMMPGGMKFPGR
- the rpsP gene encoding 30S ribosomal protein S16, with translation MVTIRLARGGAKKRPFYNIVVADSRNARDGRFIERVGFFNPLAKGQEETLRLDLDRVDHWVANGAATTERVAKLIKDARKAAA
- the rimM gene encoding ribosome maturation factor RimM (Essential for efficient processing of 16S rRNA), translating into MSSNQQPIVVGKIGSTYGIKGWMKITSYTNSVEDIFDYSPWLIQEQGKWREVKVSQWRFHGQAVIAALEGVETREQAQMLTNCEIAILPEQMPELPEDEFYWRDLMDCEVINTKGYHMGKVEQIVETGSNDVLLVKANAKDSFGKVERMIPFVPGQFILEVNVPEKQIVVDWDPDF
- the trmD gene encoding tRNA (guanosine(37)-N1)-methyltransferase TrmD, with amino-acid sequence MWLGVITLFPEMFRAVSDFGVTGRAVKNGLLELQTWNPRDFTHDRHNTVDDRPYGGGPGMLMMVQPLKDAIQAAKAAAGEGAKVIYLSPQGRKLTQQGAAELAESRKLILVCGRYEGIDERIIQTEVDEEWSVGDYVLSGGELPAMTLIDAVSRLVPGVLGKQASAEQDSFSDGLLDCPHYTRPEQLDGLDVPAVLLSGNHEEIRRWRLKQSLGRTLLRRPELFENLALTDEQTRLLAQFVDEMEHPQKS
- the rplS gene encoding 50S ribosomal protein L19; the protein is MNNIIKMLNDEQMKKDVPEFGAGDTVVVQVRVKEGDKERLQAFEGVVIAKRNRGLHSAFTVRKISNGEGVERAFQTHSPMIASIEVKRRGRVRRAKLYYLRDRSGKSARIREKLATK
- a CDS encoding 3-deoxy-7-phosphoheptulonate synthase, with the translated sequence MQQDTINNVHISAEKVLLTPKELKAELPLSAHAQQYILRARRTVADIVHRRDKRTLVVTGPCSIHDIAAAKEYALKLKRLHDELKDEFFILMRVYFEKPRTTVGWKGMINDPDMDGSFDVEKGLRLARELMIFLAELELPVATEALDPISPQYISELVTWSAIGARTTESQTHREMASGLSMPVGFKNGTDGKLDVAINAMKSAASGHRFMGINQEGQVSLLQTNGNPDGHVILRGGSAPNYDADSVADCEQQIRQAGLTPRLVIDCSHGNSSKNHERQLPVCRDVFAQIAEGSDTIIGVMLESHLNAGNQASDKPLAQLQYGVSVTDACIDWSSTEVLLREGAAQLASARQSRSVMLKAANG